One window of Deltaproteobacteria bacterium genomic DNA carries:
- a CDS encoding 2-oxo acid dehydrogenase subunit E2, translated as MKVEMIMPQMGESIAEATILKWLKSVGDKVTKDETILEISTDKVDSEIPAPETGTLVELKATEGEVVPVRSIIAVIDTEASGAAAVTAPKPAAKPQPAQATPLAAKASVETKSIAATPVAMEEHEDTGRFYSPLVKSLSEQHNVTLGELDTIHGSGAGGRVTKGDLMEYLKNRDSVASSKPQAAHKTPSAGAAVATASPTARPSYGPDGLFVEKMSNMRQKIAEHMVRSNATSPHVYSTAEVDVTNIARWRNANQSQMVAREGFKLSFTPFFLEAAVKALIEYPYVNASIEQDNIILKKNINLGCAVALGETGLIVPVIHNAAELNLVGIAKALNDLTTRARNKQLKPEDVQGGTFTVTNAGVYGSILGAPIINQPQLAILSIGAIKKRPVVINDMIAIRDIVYITLGYDHRLIDGALGGKFLQFITKYLESWSDDRKL; from the coding sequence CTTAAGTGGCTAAAGTCAGTAGGAGATAAGGTTACTAAAGACGAAACTATTTTAGAAATTTCCACCGACAAAGTTGACTCAGAAATTCCAGCACCAGAAACTGGCACACTTGTGGAACTGAAGGCCACTGAAGGAGAGGTTGTCCCGGTTAGATCTATTATAGCAGTAATCGACACTGAAGCTTCTGGCGCCGCTGCGGTAACTGCTCCAAAGCCTGCGGCTAAACCCCAGCCAGCTCAAGCTACGCCGTTAGCAGCTAAAGCTAGCGTTGAGACAAAATCGATTGCGGCTACCCCTGTCGCCATGGAGGAGCATGAAGACACGGGAAGATTTTATTCGCCGCTAGTAAAAAGTTTAAGCGAACAACACAATGTAACTTTGGGTGAGTTAGATACAATTCACGGAAGCGGAGCAGGAGGTCGAGTTACTAAAGGCGATTTAATGGAATATTTAAAAAATCGCGATTCAGTCGCTTCATCAAAGCCTCAAGCTGCACATAAGACTCCCTCAGCAGGGGCAGCAGTAGCCACAGCGAGTCCTACTGCACGTCCCTCCTATGGGCCAGACGGCTTGTTCGTGGAAAAAATGTCAAACATGCGACAAAAGATTGCCGAGCACATGGTTCGATCTAATGCTACGAGTCCTCATGTGTATTCGACAGCCGAAGTGGACGTAACTAATATCGCTCGCTGGCGAAATGCAAATCAATCGCAAATGGTCGCTAGAGAAGGTTTTAAGCTGAGTTTTACGCCTTTTTTCCTTGAAGCTGCGGTAAAAGCCTTAATTGAGTATCCGTACGTAAACGCGTCTATTGAGCAAGACAATATCATTCTTAAAAAGAATATTAACCTTGGTTGTGCGGTAGCACTTGGCGAAACTGGTTTAATCGTGCCAGTTATCCACAACGCGGCAGAGCTCAACCTAGTTGGCATCGCCAAGGCTCTTAATGATTTAACAACTAGGGCTCGCAATAAACAATTAAAACCAGAAGACGTTCAAGGCGGAACATTTACCGTTACTAACGCTGGTGTTTACGGTAGTATCCTCGGGGCTCCCATCATTAACCAACCACAGTTAGCAATTTTAAGCATTGGTGCCATTAAGAAGCGGCCCGTTGTCATTAATGACATGATTGCAATTCGCGACATCGTCTATATCACACTTGGATATGACCATCGACTAATCGACGGAGCTTTGGGCGGTAAATTTTTGCAGTTTATTACAAAATACCTCGAATCCTGGAGCGACGACCGCAAGCTGTAA
- a CDS encoding polysaccharide deacetylase family protein produces the protein MQSTDDLPRRKFKRIAKRVLSKFFSDCGLVELFAKKISMPWKILMYHRVVDPDGLDCPIEPGMYVQPETFFRHMDYLATNCNVIPLEQLVKAIDAKEKIAEKTVAITFDDGWVDNFSTAFPSLKEHGLPATIFLATSFVGTNGTFWTNSLALALHRLQQKRAKIEGFLKQSFVSPKIADLISAIIFCTDKAQANEKLSSLLTHMKNLPSKEQDVVLQALCELAEVDTDVAAKRSFLSWAEIQEMSRHNISFGCHSHSHANLTELSEGELRTDINSSLAAFSAHNIKPSSVFCYPGGYFNEKTQACLQTLGFRYCLAASSYTPKAPTTPTMLGRVSIHEDISNTCETYACRIWMGL, from the coding sequence ATGCAATCCACTGACGACTTGCCGCGAAGAAAATTCAAGCGCATAGCTAAGAGAGTTCTCAGCAAGTTTTTTAGCGATTGTGGTTTAGTTGAGCTTTTTGCCAAAAAGATTTCTATGCCCTGGAAAATCTTGATGTATCACAGAGTAGTCGACCCCGATGGCCTTGATTGCCCCATCGAGCCGGGGATGTACGTGCAGCCTGAAACCTTCTTTCGCCACATGGATTACCTGGCAACAAATTGCAATGTAATCCCCCTTGAACAACTGGTAAAGGCAATCGACGCAAAGGAAAAGATTGCAGAAAAGACAGTCGCTATCACTTTTGACGATGGATGGGTAGATAATTTCTCGACTGCGTTCCCCTCACTAAAAGAACATGGGCTTCCCGCTACGATTTTCCTTGCGACTTCTTTCGTCGGAACAAATGGAACTTTTTGGACTAATTCTCTAGCACTTGCACTCCACCGCTTGCAGCAGAAACGCGCAAAGATTGAGGGGTTTTTAAAGCAGTCTTTTGTAAGTCCGAAAATTGCCGATCTCATATCCGCAATAATTTTTTGCACAGATAAAGCACAGGCAAACGAGAAGCTAAGCTCCCTACTCACCCACATGAAAAACCTTCCATCTAAGGAGCAAGACGTAGTTCTTCAAGCTCTATGCGAATTGGCGGAAGTCGATACGGACGTGGCTGCCAAACGTTCGTTTCTATCTTGGGCAGAGATTCAAGAAATGTCGCGACACAACATTTCATTTGGTTGCCATTCCCACTCACACGCTAACCTTACTGAACTTAGCGAAGGAGAGCTGCGAACCGATATCAATTCATCCTTGGCGGCATTTAGTGCTCACAATATTAAGCCATCCTCGGTATTTTGTTATCCAGGCGGTTATTTCAATGAAAAAACTCAAGCCTGTTTGCAAACATTAGGCTTTCGCTATTGCTTAGCCGCTAGCTCGTACACGCCAAAAGCCCCCACAACCCCAACTATGTTGGGACGCGTCAGTATTCACGAGGACATAAGTAACACTTGTGAGACATACGCTTGCAGGATTTGGATGGGATTATGA